One Fibrobacter sp. genomic window, GCCACGTCAAGTTCAAGCGTGCTGGTATGCGCCACATTCAAGCTAAGATGACCACCAAGCGTAAGCGTAACCTCCGTAAGGGCGCTCTCGTTAAGAAAGTCGATTTGTACCACGTCAAGCGTCTGCTTGTTGTAGCATAAAGGAGTGCAAGAATGCCACGCGCAAAAACTAGAGTTCCTTCCCGCGAACGCCGCAAAAATATCCTCAAGGCCGCTAAGGGTTTCTATGGCCGTCGCAAGTCCAACATTCGTCTTGCTATCGATGCCGTTTCCCATGCAGGTCAGTATGCCTACGCTCACCGCCGCGATAAGAAGGGTGACTTCCGCTCTCTGTGGATCACTCGTCTGAACGCTGCTGTTCGTGAACACGGCATTAGCTATAGCCAGTTCATTTACAAGCTCTCCAAGGCTAACATCAAGATGAACCGTAAGGTTCTCGCTGATATGGCTGTTGCCGATCCGGCAGCATTTGCCAAGGTCGTGGACGCTGTGAAGGCTGCTTAATTTTTTGACCTAGTCAAAAAATTGCGTTAGCTATCATCGACGCGAGAAATTGAGCCCCCCGAAAGGTGGGCTCTTTTTTTGTGCCGCCGCGACGCTCGGCTTGCGGGTCGTTTCTTCGAAATAAAAAGAAAAGGTCCCGGGCGGAACCTTTTTACTTGCGTACGCTAGAAGCGAAACTTTGAATTAACGGTGCCTACGGTCGTTCATGCCGTTGGCGGCGTAGTAGGACTTCTTGTTCTCGTACATGTCGTGGTCGATGGAATTGATGAAGTCATCCAGGTTGTGGTTCTTCAAATCCAGCTGGCCTCTACCGATGGACGTGGACAGCTTGTAGGGTGCCTGGGACTTTTCGTTGAAGTCAGCCAGGCTCTTGTGGATGTCCTTGATGTAGTAGTCCACCACAACGTCGTCCTCGGTGTCCAGTAGGAGGATGAATTCGTCGCCGGCATAGCGGATGGCGACGCCGATGTTTCCCACCACGCGCTGAAGGATGTCAGCCATGTTGATCAAGGCCTGGTCGCCTACGGAGTGGCCAAAATCGTCGTTGATCTTCTTGAAGGAGTTGAGGTCCAGCATCAAACCGGTCATGACGGTATTGCGCTTTCTGGAGAAAATCGCCAGGTGGTGGTCCAGGTAGACTCGGTTATAAAGTCCGGTGAGGCGGTCCCTGAAAATCAGTTCGTTCTGCAAGCTGGTGAACACGCCTGCAATGGAAATGGCAAGACCGGAGGAGATGGTCGAAATACCGTAGAAGAGGGTCTGGGCCAAGGTGCCCAGCATCAGGGGGAACAGGTACACCCAGATGGGGAAGTACCTGAGGACGCCGTTACGCATACGGCTCCAGAAGTACACCACCACGCTATCCATTGTAATACCGTAGTCAATCACTGTGTAGACCCAGTAGCCCCAGTGTCTGTGGTAGACGTTGTTTTCGTCGATGGAGAAAATGAAGGGGTAGAATCCATTGACAATGACACCAATGGTACCAAGGGCAATAATTACAGAAAGAATTCGGGAATGGATCTTGGATACGCCGCCGCAAACGTGTCTGGTCAAAAAGGCGAACCACAGAACGGAGCAGTACATGTTGGATGCGTAAAGCCAACCGTTGCCCAGGAAGTTGGTGAGCTTCGCCAGGGTGCCGCCGTGACCGTCGGAGGTAAAGACCAGCGGGTCGATGACGCAGTTCAGGAAACCGCAAATAAGCATTGCGAACAGGGTTGCGTTTTCCAAGTTCCTGCGGGGGAGGCGCCAGAGGTTGCCGGCCAACACCACGGCAATGAGAACCGCACCGAAAATGTTGACCACGTAAATACAGGTTAAGGACGTATCCATATGTCAAAAATATAGTTTCTGTAAGAATTAACTAATGCTATTTTTGTGCCGTTATGAAGCAGATTTATAGAAAAACCGTTCTTCCCAATGGTGTTGTCGTTCAAACGGACTATATGCCCCACTCCTATTCCGTGGCTTTGGGGGCCTGGCTCCCCAGGGGGTCCCGCCATGAACCGGCGGTGGAGTATGGTTTGAGCCATTTTTACGAACATTTGGTGTTCAAGGGAACGGAAAATCGTTCTGCTTTCGAAATTGCCTGCTCCGTGGAAGACCGCGGCGGAAATCTGGAGGCCTATACCACCCGTCAGGAGACGGGCTTCTATGCCACCGTTGTCAAGGAAGATGTGGGCCTGGCCATCGACGTCATTGCCGATATGCTGATGAACCCCCGTTTCGACAAGGCGGAAATGGAAAAGGAACGCAAGGTAATCATCGAGGAAATCCGTAGCTACGATGATATTCCCGAAGAAGTGGCTGGCGATATTTTCAATGCGGTCCATTTCAAGGGCTGCGGCATCGCCCATTCCATTACCGGTTCCGTGAAGGAAGTTCGCAACTTGACCCACGAACAGATGTGGGAATACGAACGCCAAGTGCTGCAGGATATGCCCATCTATGTTTGCGCCGCTGGCAAGGTGGATCATGATGAATTGGTGGATTTGTGCGCCAAGAAGTTTGCAAAAAAGAAGTCCGGAAAGATTTGGCCGGTAGATGAATACAAGTGCAACTCCGGCGTGAAAATCGTAGGTAAGCAGGACACCCAACAGTCCAATCTTTTCTGGGGTGTAAGCTTTGGCGAAAAGATGTTGGAAGAAAAGAACCGCTTGGCTCTTTCCGTGTTTAACGTTGCAATCGGTGCGGGAATGTCCAGCCGTCTGTTCCAGAAGATTCGTGAGGAACGCGGCCTGGCTTACTCCGTTTATACTACCGCGGACGTGTACAAGGACTGCATGGACTGGGGCGTCTCTCTTGCCACGGAACCCCGCCAGCTGAAGACTGCGTTAAAATTGTCCATCGATGAAGTACGCAATTTCATTGCGAAGGGTTTTGCAAAGGACGAACTGGAGCGTACCAAGGCCAACATTATTGGCGGTATCCGTCTAGGCGCTGACAGCCCTGAAAAGCGCGTGATGCGTCTTGCGGAACAGACCCTTCACCTGGGCGATTTCAACCCTATGGAAGAAACGGAAAAGAGCATTGCTAAACTGACGGAAGCAGAAATTGTGGACGTGGTGAAGAATGCTTTTGAAAACGCCAAGTATTCCATTTCTGTGGTTCAGCCCAGCGATCACAAGAAACCCGACCTGAAGGACTTTTTGAAGTTTTAATGACTGTTTGTCATTGCGAGCCCGCAAGGGCGTGGCAATCGAAGCTGACTCTGCTGTTGTTTAATTTTGAGCCTTGCCTTGTACGTAAGCCTTGTGATCGGCTTTGGTACGTTCGCTTACATGCATGCAGGGCTCCAATTTCCAGTAAAGATTTTCCAACTGATCCTTACTGAAAATGGTCTTTGCTGCAGAAATCTTGCTGCCCAGTTTTTCCTGCAGTTGGAACATGTGGCAAATCATCCAGTTCTCGCCCTTGGCAGGAATTCGTTTGAGTACGCAACGGTCACTGAAAACGATGACAGAGAAAACGGGAATTTCATCAACGTTCAAATCACGGCGTGCATAATTCTCTTTGAGAAAATGTTGCAGCGCACGGATGTGTCCGCCGTTTTGCAGAATGGGATTGTGGAACGTGTGCTCGATTCGTGCGTTCATTCGCTGATGCCAACGTTCTTCGTCCATGCTTCCCGTAATTTCGCCAGAAACATTCTTGCTTTCAAGAACATAGATTCCGGACTGGTGCAACAATAGGGAATCGATTTCTGTGGTGCCACCGTGGCTCGGTACAAAAAGATTTTTCATCAGCACAAACTTGCGCTTGTCTTCGTCGCAAATCTGCGCCACGAACTTTGCAAGAATCGCTTCGCCGTAAACGCCGTTGGGGTCGTTTTCGATGCGTTCCTTTTCAAAATCCTTGAAAGTCTTGCGGCGGCCATCCTTATGAAACTGCTGACGATTGCGCTTGCCTTCCGCCTTCGTTTTGAAAAACGCGAAGGCCAGCAAGGCGATAATAGCGAGCAATGTCAGAATCACGGAAGTCATGGGCTAGTTGGCGAGGTGTTTAACCGCGACTGAAATTAGCCGCGGCCGAAGCGACGGGTTCTGCGGAAGGGCTTGTCACCGAAATCGCGTTCGTCGTGATCCTTGCGGAACGGCTTGTCGCCAAACTTGTCACGACGGCGTTCTTCACGGTTCTTGCCGAAGCCGCCACGTTCTTCGCGGTCACCAAAACCACGCTTGCCGTCACGGCCGCCGAACTTCTTTTCGCCGAAGCCACGGTCGCCACCAAAACCACGGTCCTTGCGGAAACCGCCACGACGTTCTTCACGGTTGCCGCGTTCTCCGCGACCTCTGCCGCCGAAACCACGGTCACGGTGGAAACTGCGGCCTTCACGGGAACCTTCTTCGTCACGTTCAGGAGGTTCGTCTGTCATCAGGCGGAACTTGGCGTCGTTACCACGGATGGAGATGCCTGCGAGAATATCCAGAACATCTTGCGGAACAGCTTCCGGCAATTCAACGGTACTGAACTTGTCGAAAAGCTTGATGCGGCCGATGTTGCTACTGCTGATGTTGGCTTCGCCAGCGATGGCGCCTACAATATCCTTGGGAGTGACGCGGTCAAAGCGGCCAACGCCCAAGTAGTAACGGAGGTAACCTTCTTCAACGCCGTTCAAACCTTCCTTACGTTCCTTGTTCAAACGCTTTCTGTCTTCGACGTCAAAGCCAGCGGTGCCTGCTCCGATAAAGTCGCGGCCGCCCTTTTCCTTGCCGGAACGTTCGTCACGTGCGGCGCGTTCCTTGGCACGGCGAGCTTCGCGGGGTGCGTCCAGCGGAGCCAATTCCGGGAACAGGGGCTGCTTCTTCTGATACATCTTGATGACAGCTGCGGCAATGTCTTCTGCAGTGAGGGGTGCCACGGAGCCGTCTTCGTTTTCCACGCCGCAGGTCAGGTTGTTGCCTTCTGCGACCAGCTCGTTGATCAAGGTCTTGAACTTGTCCAGTTCGCCGTAGCTTGCAACGCTCTTGACTTTCTGCTTGAATGCTGCAACACGCTTCTGGCTGATGATTTCGCCAGTGGGCAATTCCATTTCGTCAATGGGCTGACGGGTGGCGCGTTCGATGATCTTCAGCATGCGCTTTTCGCGGGGAGTGATGAAGAGGATGGCGTCACCGCTACGGCCTGCGCGGCCTGTACGTCCAATACGATGAACGTAGGATTCGGTGTCGAAAGGAATGTCGTAGTTCACAACGAGAGAAATGCGGTCCACGTCAATACCGCGGGCAGCCACGTCGGTTGCCACCACAATATCCAGCTTGCCCATCTTCAAACGGTTGATGGTGCGTTCTCGCATGGACTGTGCCAAGTCGCCGTTCAGCGGAGCCACATTGAAACCGCGGCTTTCCAACTTTTCAGCCACTTCGGTGGTGTTCTGCTTGGTGCGAACGAAAATCAAAACGCCGTCGAAATCTTCGCCTTCCAACACGCGGGCCAAAGCTTCGATCTTGTGCTCCTGCTTGATGAACATGTAGCGCTGGTGAATGTTTTCAACAGTGGTGGTCTTGTTTTCAATGCAGGCTTCGTCGTATTCGCCCAGGTACTTGTCGATGATGGCCTTCACCTTCTTGGGCATGGTGGCGCTGAAGAGGGCGCGCTGTGCGTCTGCGGGAATTTCGCTCAAGATGGTTTCCACATCTTCTTCGAAACCCATGTCCAGCATTTCGTCAGCTTCGTCAAGAACGATAGCCTTTACACCGCCTAGAGAGATGGTGCCGCGCTTAATGTGGTCAATCAAACGACCCGGAGTAGCAACGATGATATTTGCCTGACGCTTCAGGGCGCGAATCTGCACGGCGATATCCTGACCACCGTAAACAGGAACCACGTGAACCTTGGGCATGTTTTCTGCGTACTGCTGGATGGCTTCGGCCACCTGGATTGCCAATTCGCGGGTCGGTGTCAAAACCACCATGGAAGTTTCGTGGCCGTTGAAGTTTAAACGGGAAAGCAGCGGCAGGGAGAATGCGGCGGTCTTGCCTGTACCCGTCTGAGCGGTGCCCAGCAAGTTGTTGCCCTGAAGAAGAACGGGAATAGCCTTCACCTGGATGGGGGAGGGGGTCACATAGTTCATCTTCTTGATGGCTTCAAGAACAGGTTCTGCCAAGTCCAGGTCTTCAAAAGTTACCAGGGCTTCGTCGCCTTCGGGGGCTTCGCCGCTCAATTCTTCTTCGCCTTCAGATTCTTCCTCGGAAATTTCTTCTTCTGCAATTTCGCCTGCATTGTCTTTTGTTTCTTCTTCGACGCCGTCATCCAACGCGTCATTCTGAGGCGCAGCCGAAGAATCCATCTCGCCGTTATCAACGATTTCATCACCGTCCACAATTTCAGCCTTCTGGCCGATGGTAAAACCGGCAGCCTTTTTGCCCACGTTCACAATCTGGTCGTCGTCATCCACGACGATGCCATCGGGATTCAGGGCGAGGAAAGCTGCCTCGTCTGCTTCGTCTTCGTCGGCGCCGCCAGCGAGAGCTGCAAGGAATGCGTCTGCTTCGCGAGCGATGTTGGAACTGGAGTCAATGTTTTCTTCAGGGATACGATTTTCCGCATCCTTGTCATAGGATTTCTTGGACATAAATCACCTTCAGGGGACCCGTAAACTTCATCTGCGGCCCATGCCGCACCATCTAATGATTCCTAAAAAAATCCGTGGAATCTTGAAAAGCCCCGAAGCGCACTCGCGCTTATAAACCTGAAGTTCGTTAGGTCACCTAACTCAAATTTGCGCCCAAAGGTAGAAATATAAGGGCAGAAATCAAAGGTTTCGAAAAATATATTCCAACATGGAATAATCGCCCCTGACCTTTTTACAGAGATTGCCTTATATTAGAATAGTTTGGAAAACAAGGTTGTTTCTTTCGTTTTTCGTAAAAATTAAAGGAAAACGGCAAGAAAACACGCAAATAGTGAGGGCAAGAAGGTTAAGTACAATGAAACGAAACGGCATTCTAAATAGTGAAATTTCCAGGGTTCTAGGTTATTTGGGTCATACGGACTGCATTTGCATTGGTGACTGTGGCCTGCCCATTCCCGACGAAACAGAGCGTATTGACTTGGCTCTGGCTTTTGGCGTACCCACCTTTATGCAGACCTTGACCGAAGTGGTAAAGGATATGAAGGTGGAAAAAATCGTCTTGGCCGAAGAAATCAAGACCAAGAATCCCCAGGTGGAAAGCCAGGTTTTGCAGCTGCTGCCGGGCGTGGAAGTGGAATATGTTCCCCACGCAGAATTGAAGGCCCGCACAGAGACCTGCAAGGCTGTTATTCGCACCGGCGAAACCACCCCCTATGCCAATATTATTTTGCAGGCCGGTTGCATTTTTGCCTGATCGGAGGATAATAATACTCTATGCATGTTGAAATGAAAGGCATTAACAAGTCCTTTGGAACGAACCAGGTGTTAAAAGACGCTGCGTTCAATCTGAAGGACGGTGAAATCCACGCCTTGATGGGTGAAAATGGCGCAGGCAAGTCTACGCTGATGAAGATCCTCACGGGCGTGTATACCCGAGATTCCGGAACCGTGATTGTGGATGGTAAGGAGGTGACCTACCATAGCCCCAAGGAAGCGGAAGAAGCCGGTATCGTTTTTATTTATCAGGAACTGAACGTTTTGTTCGACCTTACCGTAGAAGAAAACCTCTTTATGGGTAAGGAAATCACCAACCGCTTTGGCGTCTGCGACAAGAAGGCCATGCGCGCCAAGGCCCAGGAAATCATGGACCGCATGGGAGTGAACATTCCCGTAGATGCAGTCATGAGTGACCTGTCCGTGGGCCAGCAGCAGATGGTTGAAATCTGTAAGGCCCTGATGGTGGATGCCAAGGTCCTGATTATGGACGAACCTACCGCAGCCCTTACCCAGAGCGAAACCGAGGTCCTTTTCGAGGTGATCAATTCCCTGCGCAAGAAGGGCGTGTCCATCGTTTACGTGTCCCACCGCATGGAAGAGATCTTTGAGCTTTGCGACCGCATTACCATCCTTCGTGACGGTACCTACATCGATACCAAGTTCATCAAGGACATCACCATGGATGACGTGGTGAAGATGATGATCGGCCGTGAAATTGGCGAACGCTACCCCAAGCGCAATAACGCCATCGGCAAGGAAATTCTCCGTGTAGAAGGCCTTACCCACGAAAAACTGTTCCGCGATGTAAGCTTTAATGTTCGCGCCGGTGAAGTGCTGGGCGTGTCTGGCCTTATGGGTGCCGGCCGTACCGAAATCATGCATTCCATCTTTGGAAATCTGCCTCTCGTAAAGGGCAAGATCTTCATCGAGGGCAAGGAAGTCTCCATTCGCAATCCCCGTCAGGCCATCGAAGCTGGCATCGGTTTCATTACCGAAGACCGCAAGACCGAAGGCCTGTTGCTGGAAAAGAGCATTGCCGAAAATATTGAACTTTGTAACCTGGGAAAGGTTTCTACGAAGGGCGTACTCCAGACCGATAAGCAGACCAATTTGGTGAAGCGCGGTATCGAGGAATTCAAGATTCGTTGCTTCGGCCCTCACCATGAATGCGGCAATCTTAGCGGTGGCAACCAGCAGAAGGTGGTTCTTGCCAAGTGGATCTACACCGATCCCAAGATTCTGATTCTGGATGAACCTACCCGTGGCGTGGATATTGGTGCTAAAAAGGAAATTTACAGCGTCATTAATGAAATGGCTGCCAAGGGCGTCGCCGTGATTATGGTGTCCTCTGAATTGCCCGAAGTGTTGGGCATGAGCGACCGCATTATGGTGGTCCACGAAGGACATGTGACCGGTATTATCAACGGTGCCGACGCTGATCAGGAAAAAATTATGACTCTTGCTACAGGAGGATCCCTCTAATGAAAAAGGAAAACAAAAATATTGGTGCATTTTTGTCAGAATATGGCGTGTTTATTGCGCTAGCAATTCTGGTAGTTATTATCAGTGCCATCAGCCCTGAATTCCGCCAACCGGGCAACTTCCTGAACTTGCTGCGTCAGGCATCCTTTAACGGCTTGATTGCCTTCGGTATGACCTGCGTGATTCTTAGCGGCGGCATCGACCTTTCCGTAGGTTCTACTTTCGCCTTGAGCGCCATTGTCTGTGCCGAAATGATTGGCCATGGCGTTCCGGTAATTGTTGCCGTTCCTGTGGCATTGCTGGTGGGCGTTGCCTTGGGCTTGATCAGCGGTCTCTTGGTGACCAAGGGCCGTTTGCAGCCCTTCATCGCTACCTTGATTACCATGACAGCTTATCGCGGCCTAGCTATGATTCTTACGGATGGTAAGCCTATTTCTCGCTTGGCAGAAAGCTCCGGTGATAGCCTTTTGTTCAAGGCCATGGGTAAGGGTAATTTCATCTTCACCTTTGCGCCGGACTTCAAGATTCCTATTCCTATCATTATTCTTGTCGTGGTGTTCGCCATCATGTACTTTGTGCTGAAGCATACAGTTTTCGGTCGTCGCCTTTACGCTACCGGTTCTAATGCCAAGTGCGCAGCTTTGACTGGTGTGAACATCAACCGCGTTAAGATGAGCGTCTATGCCGTTTCCGGTTTCCTCAGTGCTTTGGCTGGCCTGATTATGATTAGCCGTGTGGACTCTGCTCAGCCCATTATGGGTACTGGTTATGAACTGGATGCCATTGCTGCAGTGGCTCTTGGCGGTACCAGTATGAACGGTGGCCGCGGTAGAATCGCAGGTACCATTGCCGGTGTCTTGATTATTGCTGTATTGAACAATGGTTTGAACATTTTGGGCGTTACTTCCTACTACCAGAGCGTGGTCAAGGCCCTCGTGATTCTGGTGGCTGTGCTTTCTGACCGTAAGAGATAAGGAGAATTTGTATTATGAAAAGAATGATTAAACTGCTTTTCGCTTCTCTGGTGGCTCTTTGCTTTACCGCTTGCGCCATCGTGATTGACGGTGAAGAAAAGACTACCTCCAAGAAGGTTGAATCTACTGGAAACATTGGCCTTTCCATTTCTACTCTAAACAATCCGTTCTTCGTCACCTTGGTTGAAGGTGCAAAGAAGGCTGCTGTAGAATTGAAGGTTGGCCTTACCGTTGTGGATGCTGGTGACGATGTTGCCAAGCAGGCCAGCGATATTGAAGACCTTGTCAGCAAGAATGTTGGTATTTTGATTGTGAACGCTGTGGATTCCGATGCATTGACCGGCGCCGTAAAGGCTGCCATGGCCAAAGGCGTGAAGGTCATTAGCGTGGACCGCGCCATTAACGGTGTGGAAGTGGATTGCCAGATTGCTTCTGATAACGTTGCCGGTGCGGAACTTGCAACCCAGTACATTGTTGATAAGCTGGGCGAAGGTGTTGTCACTGCAGAACTTCAGGGTACTATGGGTTCTTCTGCTGCTATTGACCGCGGCAAGGGCTTCCACAATGTTGCTGACGCAAAGCTTAAGGTTGTTGCATCCCAGACAGCAAACTTCAACCGTGCCGAAGGCATGAGTGTTATGGAAAACATGCTTCAGGCTAATGGAAACATTGCTGCAGTATTCGCTGCCAATGACGAAATGGCTCTGGGTGCTATTGAAGCAAGTTCTGGCGCAGGCAAGAAGGTGATGGTGGTTGGCTTTGACGCTACCGACGATGCCATTGCTGCAATCAAGGCTGGTCGTATGGCAGCTTCCATTGCTCAGCAGCCGGCTCTCATTGGTGAAACTGCTGTTCGTACCGCTGCAGACATTGCTAACGGCAAGACTGTTGCAAAGAACATCCCGGTGAAGGTTACCCTGGTGAATGCAGACAATGTTGAAGCTCTCCAGGCTGCAGCCGAAGCTCAGAAGATTGTTGGTAATGGCTTGATTGGTCTCTCTGTTTCTACCTTGAACAACCCGTTCTTTGTCACTCTCGTTGAAGGTGCAAAGAAGGCCGCTGCTGACATGAAGCTTCAGCTCACTGTTGTGGATGCAGGCGATGACGTTGCCAAGCAGGCAAGTGATATTGAAGACCTTGTGAGCAAGAATGTGAGTGTTCTGATTGTCAACGCCGTTGACTCTGACGCATTGACCAGCGCTGTTAAGGTTGCTCTTTCTAAGGGCGTCAAGGTAATTGCTGTTGACCGCGCCATTAACGGTGTAGATGTTGACTGCCAGATTGCTTCTGACAACGTTGCCGGTGCAGAAATGGCAACCCAGTACATCGTCGATAAGCTTGGCGAAGGCGTTGTGACTGCAGAACTTCAGGGAACTCTCGGTTCTTCTGCCGCCATTGACCGCGGCAAAGGCTTCCACAATATCGCAGATAAGAAACTGAAAGTTGCTGCTTCCCAGACTGCAAACTTCAATCGTGCCGAAGGCATGAGTGTTATGGAAAACATGCTTCAGGCTAATGGAAACATTGCTGCAGTATTCGCTGCCAATGACGAAATGGCTCTGGGTGCTATTGAAGCAAGTTCTGGCGCAGGCAAGAAGGTGATGGTGGTTGGCTTTGACGCTACCGACGATGCTATTGCTGCAATTAAGGCTGGCCGTATGGCTGCATCCATTGCTCAGCAGCCGGCATTGATCGGCGAAACCGCTGTGAAGACTGCTTCTGAAATTGTGAATGGCAAGACCGTCGAAAAGAACATCCCGGTTAAGGTGACTTTGGTTACTGCTGAAAATGCAGGCAAGTAAAGGCGGCGTCATGAAAGTTCTAAACATTGGTTCCATGAATCTTGACCACGTCTATAGCGTGGACCACATTATTCTCCCTGGTGAAACGGAAGCTACCGGCGCTGTTAAGCATTATCTTGGCGGCAAGGGCATGAACCAGTCTGTGGCTTTGGCCAAGGCCGGTGTGGAAGTTTATCAGGGCGGTATGATTGGGGAGGATGGCCAGCCCTTCCTGGATGCCTGTAAGGAATACGGCGTTCACGGCGAATACATTGCCAAGGTGGATGACCAGACCGGCCACACCATCATTCAGATTGACAAGAACGCCCAGAATAGCATTCTGCTGTACGGCGGTGCAAACCAGCGCCTGACTCAGGAATATGTGGACGGCGTGCTTAGCCACTTTGACGCAGGCGACATTCTGTTGCTGCAGAACGAAGTGAATATGCTGCCCTACATTGTGGAGAAGGCTTTTGAAAAAGGAATGCAGATTGCCTTGAATCCGTCTCCTTTTAACGAAAAGTTGGATGCGGTGGACATGACCAAGATCAGCATCTTCCTGCTGAACGAGGTAGAAGGCAATCAGGTTACCGGCAAGACGGATCCCGACGAAATCCTGGCAGAAATGCGCAAGCGTTTCCCCAAGGCTCGCATTGTGCTTACCTTGGGCAAGGACGGCGCCGTGTATAGCGATGGGGTCGAAAAGGTGTTCCAGCCCATCTTCCCCGTGAAGGCTGTGGATACCACTGCCGCCGGCGATACCTTTACCGGGTATTTCCTGGCAGGTCTCGCAGAAGGCATGCCCGTTGCTCAGGCTCTCCGCATGAGTGCTCGCGCTTCCGCCATTGCAGTAAGCCGCCCCGGCGCCGTGCCTTCCATCCCCCTCCGCAAGGAAGTGGAAGAAGCCCTGGCCAATAGCTAATTGATAACTAAGGCGAGAGAAGCGACCGTGCTTGCGCGGGCATTTCCGAGCCGGTTTAATGTTACATGAGCTTCTCCAATAAACGGAGAAGCTTTTTTTAATTATATTAAGTTGTGTAGATGTTCTTTGAAAGGAGAATCTGTGAAGTTTGTTTTAGGAATTAAGTTCGCTGTTGGCGTAGTCGCCTTAGGCTTGATGCTTGGGTTGTTTGCGGGCTGCGGTAACGACCCTTCCAGTTCTTCTCGAGGTGACGAATGCCCGGAAGGCTACATCTGCGATACGACGT contains:
- the rpmI gene encoding 50S ribosomal protein L35 → MPKMKTHSGSKKRFRLTGSGHVKFKRAGMRHIQAKMTTKRKRNLRKGALVKKVDLYHVKRLLVVA
- the rplT gene encoding 50S ribosomal protein L20, with protein sequence MPRAKTRVPSRERRKNILKAAKGFYGRRKSNIRLAIDAVSHAGQYAYAHRRDKKGDFRSLWITRLNAAVREHGISYSQFIYKLSKANIKMNRKVLADMAVADPAAFAKVVDAVKAA
- a CDS encoding GGDEF domain-containing protein, translating into MDTSLTCIYVVNIFGAVLIAVVLAGNLWRLPRRNLENATLFAMLICGFLNCVIDPLVFTSDGHGGTLAKLTNFLGNGWLYASNMYCSVLWFAFLTRHVCGGVSKIHSRILSVIIALGTIGVIVNGFYPFIFSIDENNVYHRHWGYWVYTVIDYGITMDSVVVYFWSRMRNGVLRYFPIWVYLFPLMLGTLAQTLFYGISTISSGLAISIAGVFTSLQNELIFRDRLTGLYNRVYLDHHLAIFSRKRNTVMTGLMLDLNSFKKINDDFGHSVGDQALINMADILQRVVGNIGVAIRYAGDEFILLLDTEDDVVVDYYIKDIHKSLADFNEKSQAPYKLSTSIGRGQLDLKNHNLDDFINSIDHDMYENKKSYYAANGMNDRRHR
- a CDS encoding insulinase family protein, producing the protein MKQIYRKTVLPNGVVVQTDYMPHSYSVALGAWLPRGSRHEPAVEYGLSHFYEHLVFKGTENRSAFEIACSVEDRGGNLEAYTTRQETGFYATVVKEDVGLAIDVIADMLMNPRFDKAEMEKERKVIIEEIRSYDDIPEEVAGDIFNAVHFKGCGIAHSITGSVKEVRNLTHEQMWEYERQVLQDMPIYVCAAGKVDHDELVDLCAKKFAKKKSGKIWPVDEYKCNSGVKIVGKQDTQQSNLFWGVSFGEKMLEEKNRLALSVFNVAIGAGMSSRLFQKIREERGLAYSVYTTADVYKDCMDWGVSLATEPRQLKTALKLSIDEVRNFIAKGFAKDELERTKANIIGGIRLGADSPEKRVMRLAEQTLHLGDFNPMEETEKSIAKLTEAEIVDVVKNAFENAKYSISVVQPSDHKKPDLKDFLKF
- a CDS encoding NERD domain-containing protein, with product MTSVILTLLAIIALLAFAFFKTKAEGKRNRQQFHKDGRRKTFKDFEKERIENDPNGVYGEAILAKFVAQICDEDKRKFVLMKNLFVPSHGGTTEIDSLLLHQSGIYVLESKNVSGEITGSMDEERWHQRMNARIEHTFHNPILQNGGHIRALQHFLKENYARRDLNVDEIPVFSVIVFSDRCVLKRIPAKGENWMICHMFQLQEKLGSKISAAKTIFSKDQLENLYWKLEPCMHVSERTKADHKAYVQGKAQN
- a CDS encoding DEAD/DEAH box helicase, whose protein sequence is MSKKSYDKDAENRIPEENIDSSSNIAREADAFLAALAGGADEDEADEAAFLALNPDGIVVDDDDQIVNVGKKAAGFTIGQKAEIVDGDEIVDNGEMDSSAAPQNDALDDGVEEETKDNAGEIAEEEISEEESEGEEELSGEAPEGDEALVTFEDLDLAEPVLEAIKKMNYVTPSPIQVKAIPVLLQGNNLLGTAQTGTGKTAAFSLPLLSRLNFNGHETSMVVLTPTRELAIQVAEAIQQYAENMPKVHVVPVYGGQDIAVQIRALKRQANIIVATPGRLIDHIKRGTISLGGVKAIVLDEADEMLDMGFEEDVETILSEIPADAQRALFSATMPKKVKAIIDKYLGEYDEACIENKTTTVENIHQRYMFIKQEHKIEALARVLEGEDFDGVLIFVRTKQNTTEVAEKLESRGFNVAPLNGDLAQSMRERTINRLKMGKLDIVVATDVAARGIDVDRISLVVNYDIPFDTESYVHRIGRTGRAGRSGDAILFITPREKRMLKIIERATRQPIDEMELPTGEIISQKRVAAFKQKVKSVASYGELDKFKTLINELVAEGNNLTCGVENEDGSVAPLTAEDIAAAVIKMYQKKQPLFPELAPLDAPREARRAKERAARDERSGKEKGGRDFIGAGTAGFDVEDRKRLNKERKEGLNGVEEGYLRYYLGVGRFDRVTPKDIVGAIAGEANISSSNIGRIKLFDKFSTVELPEAVPQDVLDILAGISIRGNDAKFRLMTDEPPERDEEGSREGRSFHRDRGFGGRGRGERGNREERRGGFRKDRGFGGDRGFGEKKFGGRDGKRGFGDREERGGFGKNREERRRDKFGDKPFRKDHDERDFGDKPFRRTRRFGRG
- the rbsD gene encoding D-ribose pyranase produces the protein MKRNGILNSEISRVLGYLGHTDCICIGDCGLPIPDETERIDLALAFGVPTFMQTLTEVVKDMKVEKIVLAEEIKTKNPQVESQVLQLLPGVEVEYVPHAELKARTETCKAVIRTGETTPYANIILQAGCIFA
- a CDS encoding sugar ABC transporter ATP-binding protein, with amino-acid sequence MHVEMKGINKSFGTNQVLKDAAFNLKDGEIHALMGENGAGKSTLMKILTGVYTRDSGTVIVDGKEVTYHSPKEAEEAGIVFIYQELNVLFDLTVEENLFMGKEITNRFGVCDKKAMRAKAQEIMDRMGVNIPVDAVMSDLSVGQQQMVEICKALMVDAKVLIMDEPTAALTQSETEVLFEVINSLRKKGVSIVYVSHRMEEIFELCDRITILRDGTYIDTKFIKDITMDDVVKMMIGREIGERYPKRNNAIGKEILRVEGLTHEKLFRDVSFNVRAGEVLGVSGLMGAGRTEIMHSIFGNLPLVKGKIFIEGKEVSIRNPRQAIEAGIGFITEDRKTEGLLLEKSIAENIELCNLGKVSTKGVLQTDKQTNLVKRGIEEFKIRCFGPHHECGNLSGGNQQKVVLAKWIYTDPKILILDEPTRGVDIGAKKEIYSVINEMAAKGVAVIMVSSELPEVLGMSDRIMVVHEGHVTGIINGADADQEKIMTLATGGSL